The stretch of DNA ATTGTTGCATTATTTTCGTAAATTGTTAGTTGAAAGGTAACTTGATAATAGCTAGAGTCACATTGATGAAATTTTAACTAAAGTGTAAGGGCTTGTATGTTGTGTTGCAAATAATCTTAAGTTtgcttttaaaatgtaacttgAGAAAGCTTGTGGGGACAAGTGACAACTTGGAGAAAATCTTGTGGGGACAAGATTTGCAAACAACTTGTGAATTACGAAAAGGATGTGGCTGTTCTTTTGCCGGTACATCCAATTCAAAAGTTGATCAGgccaaataaaattagaaatctaGTTCTTCACTTACCCATGGTGTAAGGATAGTCCTATCAGATCTATCCTGAGCGTCTTCTCCAGACACAGCACTGAGCAGGATGCTCTCAGGAGTAGCAAGGTTATCCAGATCATCAGTCTCAATGACTGCTTGAGTGGACTGCTCACGAGCCGCTTCTGTGCGCTCTTCTGCCATACGTAGGTAGCCCCTGAGGATATTGAAGATTTATTTCAGTCATCAGCAACAAAATTGGTATAAAATTGAATACTACTaatcatgatttttttatattatcccaattagataaaatattgtctTGATTTTTGGATACCTTTacatagtttagttttattatgtcAAATGTACTTCTCACAGAAAAATAAGCTTGGCAAAATCATCCTTTTGACTGGAAACCAGAGTAGCATTACCCAATAGCtggtataaatattatacatcaaACAAGTACATTAGGTGTTACATATCAAGTAACAATCAAGTTCTTACCTTATAACTTGTTCCAAAGACCCAACATTGACGGACTGAAACATATTCCTGTATTGGAACAAGCCTTCTTTGGCAATGTGAGACTTGCGCAAGTCCACACACAGTTCCAAGTACTTGAACATGATCGGCTCCAACACCGACTCGGACCAGTTGTACGCCCATTTCTTGTTACGGAATACTTCTTGCAGAGTGTCTAAAGCTCTTGCAGGTTTGTCCAAGTCCATAAACTCTGTTTGAACAAATATAAAagcattgtttatttacatttttcttgTGAAACCTAGAAACACACGTAAATAACACATTTCTAtgtgtatataatattaataaatataatttaattataaaagtctttaggtaataaataaaagaatatcttgtatgacaaaattaacttgttattattttaattgtatctcTTTTGTTGCGAATAGTATTAGTTtctttatgtgtgtgtgtgtgtgtgcgtgtgtgtgtgtgtgtgtgtgtgtgtgtctggtgtgtgtgtgtggtgtttatttttctataacacATTGGTAAAATGTAAACTTATTTGAATGGCATGCTGTAATGCAGTTTCAATATTTCCTTATACTAGTAATTAATTACTCCAACATCAAGTATAAGAGTGTGTGTTTACAAAACATCACAGACCAACAGCTTTTTGTTATCATCTTAACATTCTTAACTCATCCTTTGTTCCATTCtaaatctctctctctcttttttaattaatgtttatagaAACCTGATACAAGTAAAACCATTGCTCTTCATACCATATGTCAGCAAGGTGCAATCATTTTTTGGTTAATATCAAAACAAGGTGTAGactattaatttgaattttacaataacaacacTTAACATAGTTGTTGTaatgaaatacaaaatactattaTAGTGTAAATGCAGTCATTACTTTTTTAAGATTATTGTTTAGGAGATATCTTAGTGAGGTTGTATTATTCATCTGACTGCTTTAGCTTGCCTCaatgaattattaaataataaaacactatTCAAACAGTGTTTTATTCTTTCCCTTTATGCATCAAAATATAACATGTCTACTTTACTCATACTGAACAACAAAATGATgctagaaaaaatataacagcGACGCCTAACATGAAAAGGATCTCAagaatcaaatacaaaaaactttctttgaacttatttttgtttatcttaagcaatattctgtttttaattttagtagttAGTGAAGCAGGTACAAATTTGTGCATACATGCATCAATATGTGATTAGGTTATCTCAAAGACGTGTTACGCAAAGTTCAGCACGAAATAATTATGCGAACTCAGCACTTTGGTTATGTTTCAAAAACTTCATAGACTGCATAAATATCATCAAAAACTACGTCTTATGTTAGTAATAAGCGAAAATAAGGGTAATTTTAGGTCCTGAGCATGTAGTATCAAGGAATTGAAGAAAGCGTAAGGTCATAAGCTCCTATCAAATCGTATGTGCAACGTGGTATTTACTGAATATTCGGTACCCACCATTAGCCCGTTTGAGGGCATTCTCCGGTCTCTGACCGTATCTCGCCATGGTGTACACTACACTTTTCACTTCATCCACATAAATATAACGTTAGAAACGTGGTGCAGAACAATTTTATCGTAATGTTCTGTACACCGGCCTGTCAAGAGACAGGAGAAATCAAAATGGCCGAATAGACTTGAGCCAAAAGTATCGATAGATGGTAataatatcgatatttttattcgatTCATTTATCGATTAAAggatgtaattaatttttaatcgaattataaatattcattttaaatggCAAATTCGcaccaatttaaatatttttaattgatatagTTTTCGTATTTAATCTTAACATTATTAAGTAATTGTAGTACATCAAATACGTCCTAAAAATCCACAGTTTTCAATTTAAACATTGTAGGAGTACCTATGTTACAACAATTATAgtacaatattatgataaatcTTTTATGCTCGATGAATATTATCATTCGATTCATTTTCAAAATCtcgatattataattatcgATACATATGTTTTACTTGCTCATTCCCTATAGACCAGTCGGGATTTTTTGTTAGCTTCCAACATAGTAGTCATAATGTCACATTGGAAACCAAGTCTTTTTGCTTTGCCTCGTAATGTTTTGTGATCATAATCATATTACaatgtttaacatttttattgtatttttgtaagtaggtgcgattcttaaataaaacaatgtgttgtgtgttatattatgaatgacttttaataaaaaaaatgaaaataaaacgatGTTATCTCAGTTATTGAAGTTTATGTATTGGGACCTCAGTATGGTTTCTCACTTAACCAGGTCGTGGGACATGGATAAAACCAcagatttataattaaaaaataaacataattatttttatttacaaatatacaatgcaaattacaatttatacaattgattaaaaaatcaaGGCTTCTATGAACCGTTGCATAGGAATTTCCACTAAAACTGTGATTGGTACGGCGAGGACATAAGTGATCAGGTTGGTTGCACACCAGTCCACCAActgaaacaatagaaaatattattagtattagtacGTTAATTTGCGCTACAAAAtctgatataaatattatgaaattcggcaaagaacaagagttacagacattgACCTCAAAATaagcaggctgaagtggcaatgggcaggccacatGGTTTGAAGGACTAAGGAAGATGATCGATGCCACGTGGGCAAACCTCCCGCTTGGTGAACCAATATCGCCAGAGTCACTTGTCGATCTAcgtggatgatgatgatggtcaCATAATATCAACAGCCAATAAGTGGCCACAACTGACCAAAGGTTTCTTCTCGCATGGAAAATgtttgagcataaatcaccaTTCTTGCACAATCTTGAATGGCGAATGTGTTGGCGATTTCTGCCCTTACACACATatctttatatttatcaaaGTTCCACAAACCATATCAGTCGCAGAGGTTCCATAAGCCACCGATCTGGTGGCGATGGTCATGTCGACGCACCAGTGCAGCAACATCACTGTCAAAGACATGCGCGCCATCGTCCGCCAGCCGCGCCAGCTGTAGAATTTACGTATTGGTCCTGGAAACacaattttaagtaaaacttaGAAGTTGATATAGAATAGCCTTTTTTATTACGGGAGGGGGAATCCTTCAAAAGGCCTAGTTGTTTGGGGAAAGACTGTGTGGGATTTATAAGGGTCTGGCTGTCTAGGTTGCGTCATTTGgcgaatgcatgcatccttcatAAACAACAGGCAGcctacaaattataaaaaacctTGCATTTTGCTTAGAAATAATGGTCAACTGTCCACGAAACGGCAATGTGAAATCCGCCTATCGTTTTTGACGAATGCTTGCTTTCGTCACATGATGCAACTATGTCAAACGTGGATAATCATagtctacatttattttatgacgtAGTAATCGATTTCATTTCGATGGTGGATAGTATAGAGACTTTCAGCCCAGGAATGAGAAATGGTGTTGAAAGTAACCCTCCAGCTGTATGGAGTCATATACCTATTCCCAAAGTGACTGGCAACACTTAGACAAGCGAATACATTCAATTATATTGATTATTTCAAGAGAATATTCTCGTTTAGAAACCGCTCCATAAAATTCTCTTACCGTCAATATGGAAGGCTCCCAGAAGACCAATGCACATTAGAATGCAGAACAACGGCCGGTCGAAAGCGATGTAAACAGCATTGAAGAGGTCGGATGATGAGTGCTCCCGCGCGTATATACCAGTTAGGGCCCATGTAAATAACACGGGAAACATCGTGTAATGGAGGTACACGAACCACTGTAAGAGATATATATGAATAACATTAATTCAAGTCCATTAAGTATAAACTGATTGTCCAATGTGTAGAAAGATCACACAAAGCGAGATCattataaactggttatgtCTATAACTCTATGTCTTGTTTTTTGTAGAAtgggaaaaaactttttttttcttttcttttttaaaaagacgttgccccacactaggattctcTCTTGTGTCatggatgtgtttacaaacatacaatttcacatgcacaggacacccagacccgaaacaacaattggatcacacaaagagaacctgctacacgttgtacggcagccagttgcccagccaccgcgccaaccgtgcagtcgaactAGCACACGAGTCATCTGAcaaccagagaagtcacaggtatgttgccggccttttaagaaggagTACTCTCTTTTCTTGAacgtttgaaggtcgtatcggttcggaaataccgccgacgtcagctcattccacagtcgCCAGAGGTCTGTAATTCGGTTCTCGGATAGGGCCAAGTATTAGGGGGTTTCATTCTGTTTTTTGAGAGTTCGaagattttttttgtcaaaacgGGTGTATTAGGTCGTGTGCACATCAGCGGCATAATGTGTATATATATAGCCTTAAGCTTTCGAGCTCAAAATACACTTACTTTGTAGTCAGAAAGTTTGATTTTCCTCTCGTCCAATGCAAACTGAATATGTGCGAGAATGAGCCCCAGGAAACACGCTGGCAGCGCCCCCCATGACGATATGTAGAACTCAGTGAAAGATAGATTGTCTCGGAATATTCTACGAATGTGTCTGAAAGTAACAAGTAACAGAATTATTTTAGGCTGGAGAATTAATCGATGAATTGATGACACAAAAGAATATCTTTGCAATGTTTTCATCTGGATTGATATCAAACCAAACGTTTTGATTTCAAAGTTTCCCACATTTTTTTCCAAACAGTATGTATATTTACTCGAATCAATATACGTTGAATTTGAAACGAAAACCTAAATGAAATTTCCTTATTTCTTCTCCACATGTCCTCACTCAACAAATTATACAATAGGTACATGATTACGTGTAGGTATCTCCTTAAATAAACTTGTAATGTTTTCCTTGATACTCACTCAGGCGTTGCTAAATATATCATAGATCTGTAGTCCTTCATATACGCAACGAAGCCGTTCAGAAGGCAGGTGACGAAGAAGAGTACCAGGTATAATCTGACTGCGAAGCACCGCCGACGCCATAGCAGGAGCGTGAAGGCACACGCCACGATATACATGTGCATGTTCACTGGTAAGAACCTGGAGAAAGAATTGgttaactgtacccttagtataaggttgctttacgtttaaagtaatcgaaacgagagcgcgttcggcgctctgattggccggttcgaataaatcAGCTAATCTCTCTCGTttcgaaattatttaaatcacgCCTCATTTTgcggaaggggtaggcataggAGCAGTTATGGCACGTATTGTAAtgctgtaaaatgtacacccacttggGGCGAGatttttgccatatactgggcacaattccagattccgtgctactactgagaaatttccgaaaaaccgaaaaaagaacagtaagtaatactttgcccccgagaccccttgcccggcagtcgcacttgcgaccactcggtcaatgaggcagtcaaaatactttaaaagtatTACTCCATAAAGAATCCAAATGTTTCTCACCATGTTGGAACGACACAATATTTGTCAGTGTCCACAATATTGTTTACCAGGAACACATGTGACCAGAATTTGCTGGTACAAGCCTCGCTCTCCAGACCTATGGTGGTGGACACCAGCGGTCCACCTCTTGTGTCCAACCACCAAGTTGCTGCGAAACCCactatgaagatgtgaactggAGTTATTCtgcaatcaaagtcaaaattaaatagaccaggggccttagtctgctattacaattgtgtcacaatgttcgatcattgagcagtgcaagagagacggagctatgtaggttgtatagctccgtccctctccgAATGCACTTTTGGACGTCAAAgcagatataataatattaaaaattactgtctgtcggtcagtcctctagtggaGCTATttcgctcgttccaaagtgtagattcctatggagaagaacgagcaagaaactccttgGTACACTACACTTtaaatcagattcacaatacaattgttTCCTAGgtctaaaaattaattattttgattttgatgtcacaataaaatataatatcccAAAAGAATCGCACCTTCATTCATTAATTGGTCGATTATAATTAACGCAaaaattttatgacgtcattagttgCGAcctcatacaaaattcatagaagagtatcgtttttagggttccgtagccaaatggcaaaaaacggaacccttatagattcgtcatgtctgtctgtccgtccgtccgtatgtttGCCGTATGTTGCcatttatttgacattttgttaaaaGTATGGAATTTGATTagttggaaactaccgtattctTGGTTACAGTGCATTAgcattcattattataattcattCATTATTCATTCGCATTAGTGCTGCGAATGACCTAATAAACCATTAGCGCTCCATAACAAATCTAAAGCTCTTAAGTTTCACACTTTCAGGGGGcttactccggttctcgaatccgaagtttcgtttaatcttcgctcgtagattttattgatttactaatagaattacttgaaataacgttttatttttaatttcatatcaaaacctatttatttatcttcattacattcgttcatttttgttcacaaaggttcgcaattAATACAATTGTAGTaggtatgcaatctgcgaagtttcggacgaaacttcgtttttcgttaaattagagtaggcccccaggacTTACCTCACAAGTCGTTTAATAATACAAAGCGGCAACATATGCAGCCCCAGCTCCTGTTTCTGGGAGTAGATGAGCAGGTTGTACCCTGTGAGGAAGCTGGTCATCATCACGAACACTTGGATCAGGGACGTTCCAGCTGACAAGTATATTCCGTCCAGTCTCTGGGTTAACTGTAAGTTGTACGAGAAATGTGAAAAGATAGCTACTCCCGCATGGTTTCACccgtcaaagtcaaaatcaaagcatttatttttaatgaatcctaaattaggcacttttgaaacgtcaaattgaattgtccgtcagtctgtctgtcagtaaagctaggtgctcattccaaagtgtagcttcgaatgccCGTTGCTCAACTCTTATCATAGCTTCTGTAAATTAGACAAATACTTGGATATTTGAGAAACTGGGTTTGTAGGATACCTCTATAAATGATACCAATTTGCAGGTCCCTTTAAGTCTTACTTAAGAAGGTTCCACTATATTATACTTAAGCACAATAGTTTGGACTTACCTCTTCTAAATATTCTGGATTTTTGATGTGGTACATGTAATGTATGACGCACGCGTGAGCGTATGTCGTGAATCCAAGTGCCATTACCCtagaaatacattttgtattcattagtattttaaattacatattataggtaACTACTGATTGTTCCTCACTTGAGTTATTAGAGTAGTATTGAGATagtaggaaatatttttttttttgtatggcgtAAAATATTGTGCgtcattttttattgaatacaagtttcaagccatagGGGCAAAATATCCGAAACTACGGATTAAGCAggcttaccgggactccggctcgaaaagcaggagtaggcaacataaaaaaaaaaaatattagcagTCTACATTTGTTAAAAAATCGATTAGCTCTGTCAAACGACTGACCGATATCTGTCACTATGTCTATAGTTGCACTAATAAACACGAAGAGACAAGAAATACCTAAGACCTTCCATGGGCACCAAGGCAGTTTGTCGAGGATCTCCACCTTCACGAATAAATGTCAGCCGACGCCAGTTTTCTGGTATGGAGAACGAAGATAGAAGTTTGTTTTCTGCAAGTTTAAAAACATGGGTAGGTTAGTCTGTTGTtgattaaagcattaactgccgaaagaaaactattgaaggtaaatcctccgctaagcgtcggtcaccagtgacttacatggcggttaacgtgttaaatattgcaaacattgtattatatttttcaagtaTCATTAACTTATGGGCGAAAAAAAatcgtgtctaatatattttcattacttaactaacgGACTAATTTTCAttccccgtcatcatccctaatcATACCCGCTGtcacagtaaataaaaaagaacttacTATTAGGGTTATCACCAGCAAAATTATGATAAATGGTCCCCACAATATTAGCAATTATCAATGTATAAACCACATTCTTGAAGATCACTTCTGCAGAAGTAGGGGGTCTTTCGGAAGCTTCGATGATGTTGGAATGAGTTCGACAGTAGTCCAGGGACTTTAGGGTAGCGTGGAAGTCTTCTGCTTGCATATAGAAGTTTGTGCATCTTTCGAAGAGTTGTTCAGGGCTGTTTCCAGGGTCAAGTGTAGTGTTAAAGCGTGATAAAGTAGCTGAGGAACATCTGTCGCTCAGACAGTAGCCGCGATGTATTCTCGTTCGGTTGAAGTGACGATATGATTCATCTGAATAAGCCTGGAATtcaattaataatgttataaacaaaaataagtcgggttttccttcctgacgctataactccagaacgcacgaaccgatttccacggttcataattcataataaattctttattgcaattcggttttgcattcgttggtaGAAAATGCAAGAAatatttcaagagaaaagcaggaaaacagggaaaatgattggtggcgaaacggggTTCGCCGGGTTTggtaattatgttataaaataattttattagcttGCAAAGACAACCAAAATTTCCTTTTTAGCTTATTGAGTTACGTATTAAGAGGCCGTTAGTAGTAAGAGGCCACGTTTCAGTTCAATAGGTCATTGTTATAAACACACAATGATAGACTTTCGTCTTTAGACAATAGGGTACCTAATCCTATGTCTTAGGTATATTGTTTTCattatcatacatacatacatcaacagcctattagtgggcATCGCTGACTAAAGTCctttctcacatggagaaggtttgagcattaatcaccaggtTTACTCAAGATGAATtggtgattttaaacttataattagaaagtataagcccaggtttcctcacgatgttttccttcactgtttgtcagtggtgtctgaataatcttagaaacaaaaccgacgtcaaacatTGCTTGcattgcgtttcgttgtgtaagtgaggtttatcaccccttcccaatacccgatttcccaataacccttaaattcctaaccatgaaaaggcctgcaacgcacttgaaacacctctggtatttcgggtgtctatctacgggtggcggcgattgcttacaatcaggtgactGGTGgtgaataaaaaagtatattcgTACTTGCCTTCATTAAATCGTAAGTAGTATGTGGTAATTTCGTTGGTGTTAGGTCGAAGGTCCCAAGGCAATACAATCCATCCTCCTTTGCTAAACATCGCTCATAGTCATCCAGATGAAATAGTTTCGGAAAACTCGATGTTTCTGCATCTAAAACaagattaaatataaaacaaatgatttgaacaacattttaaatacgATATCACGCATCTTAATTCCAGAAGGtagataagtatttttaacGAAGCACTCACATTTCACTCGCCTGTTCTATTTTAAACCAAACTACTTGCGAATAGATAcctaataagatttttttttaatcaaatatttcttGCTGCTTTTCTCCAGCCCTGAAGCATTGCAGCAAGCAAGGTTAAAGCACAAAAGGGGATTTCATAGGTCTTCTAAATTTTCTCAGTACTTATAGGCataggtaagtaagtaggtgtttcattgtgtgagtgaggttaccggaggcgcaattaccccctttccaaacTTTCCaatcccaattccccaacaacccttaaatttctaacccctaaaagaccggcaacgcacttgtaacgcctctggcggTTCGgctatccatgggcggcggtgattgcttaccatcaggtgatccctaGGGTACCTAGGTACTAAACAGCGTAAAAgctttttttaacttaattttttgttatgttatttaatggTAAATGGTAATGTTACCTGTATATTCCCTCGCTGATCCAAATGTCACAAACAGCAGTAAGAACAGAGTTGTTAACGCCATCACTGTTTCAACACTTAATGAAGTACTTACATGCCTTATAATTATTACAGTTCGGTGGTAAAGTACGCATAATTTACAATATATTAAATTTTGGTTCGTGTTTTTGTACGATtcattgatttataattataatgtatatttatgtcgTTTGTTCCCGGTAAGTAAATGAGGTGGCCAAGGTTTGAGATTATTGAgcctatttataattaaacaagcTGTTACCCGTGCAGAATTTGGCCTTTTCAATTAGTCTTTTCCGAAGAATGCTCTACGGCTGTAACAAATCTCATAAGACCTAAGTCTAATCCAGTACCTAAgttataggtaatatttattgtgaaatttaattttagttatttcaaaaaaaatatcttagctTACCACAGTTCAAACGGTCACAtaatagtttcatagcttagctattatatctttgcagtagctacatagcacatctttggtggagcACCTTTAGACTCTAGCGCATAAATAAAGAGCACACGGACGAACAAAAGgcagttaaataaaaaacaatgtttaatgGCTGCAGgctttatttctatttgcttttttttaaaacgttgcccccacattaggattttctcctgtatcgtgggtgcgtttacaatttcacatgctcATGATACCCAGGcctagaaacaacaatttgtggatcacacaaagagttgctccgctacacgttgcacggcagccagttgcccagccaccgcgccaaccgtgcagtatttTACAAACCATACCACCATACATTTGTTGGGACCCATTGCGACATAATAAACTTGCTGGTAGTCGGCCACCACGCTGTAGTGTGTTGTGTTGACTTGAAAGGGTTCGGAATGTTTCTCGTCGTTTCGTGTACACCGAATAGTGTAACTTCAATCGTTGCTGAAAACGAGAATATGAATCGGACCTCGACAAACGCAGATGTCTTGAAGTAAACGAAGCAAAGTAATCTGCGAAAAAAGAGAACAAATAGggatatatgcaacgtcacgccttttatcctcgaaggtataggcagcggtgcacattacggcacgtaatgccgatatacaatgtacacccacttccgacattacaatttacacccacttttcgccatttgtgttatgcGTCCCATGTGGTagtgggcctattgccatacactgggctaaattccagacttcgtgctactactgagaaattttcggaaaacccaaaaaaaaaaaccaataatactttggctgacccgggaatcaaacccgaaaccccttgtccggcagtcgcacttacgatcacccggccaacgaggcagttaatttgtaaaaaaaatgtttgactaAATAGGCAACTCAACAATAGTTTAACTTATTGGGATGCCTTAGTTTAAAGTACTGGTTAAAGCGACATTATAAGTAGATAGCAATTTAAAAGGATCCATCAGCCATTAGACTACAACAGATTGGGTCCAGTAAGTATCTAAAGCTGATGGAACGGCTGCCGGAACAGCggacaactacatagcttagtatcggtggaaacggtcacatagtttcacagcttagcaattacatcttcgtagcatagctacatagcaaatctctggtggaaaagcgccttGAAACCTACCACTGGACCTagcaaaaaaagtatttgtatttacCTCTCCCTCTCTCCTGCTCTGCTCTGGTTGTAAGCCAGTCCCCTCATGTCAGGGTGGCAGTTGTGTTCCAACCAAATAGCAGCATTTGTTCTAATTTTACAATCCAAGTTCACTTCGACGCACCTAAAACTAGCTATGTGACTTATCTCTATctggaaataaaaaagttgtctAAAATGTTgtacctatttctttttaatagtcTCTCTCAAGTCTCAATTGGGCCAGAATGCAACTACCAAAGTAACCAAAGGTTCAGTTTCCAGGGGCCtcagtctgctattacaattgtgtcagaatggtcgatcattgagcagtgcaagagggacggagctatgtaggttgtatagctccttctgGTCGATAttgaataaagtaatttatcttAAGTAAGACAGGATTAAGGaggaggcttttgttcagcagtggacgtctctcggctgatgatgatgatgatgaagatgggGTTTTCTGCATGCCTAATAGGCGCGAATGAAGGTTCACTGTTGTATCACTGAACATTTTGAGAATGAAGGTTATCTAAAATTCCAacgtgggagagtcatgcttcgacacCTAATTGGTTGGCTCGACCgttgtgataccacggcctcacagaaaaccg from Spodoptera frugiperda isolate SF20-4 chromosome 11, AGI-APGP_CSIRO_Sfru_2.0, whole genome shotgun sequence encodes:
- the LOC118274472 gene encoding uncharacterized protein LOC118274472 yields the protein MALTTLFLLLFVTFGSAREYTDAETSSFPKLFHLDDYERCLAKEDGLYCLGTFDLTPTKLPHTTYDLMKAYSDESYRHFNRTRIHRGYCLSDRCSSATLSRFNTTLDPGNSPEQLFERCTNFYMQAEDFHATLKSLDYCRTHSNIIEASERPPTSAEVIFKNVVYTLIIANIVGTIYHNFAGDNPNKNKLLSSFSIPENWRRLTFIREGGDPRQTALVPMEGLRVMALGFTTYAHACVIHYMYHIKNPEYLEELTQRLDGIYLSAGTSLIQVFVMMTSFLTGYNLLIYSQKQELGLHMLPLCIIKRLVRITPVHIFIVGFAATWWLDTRGGPLVSTTIGLESEACTSKFWSHVFLVNNIVDTDKYCVVPTWFLPVNMHMYIVACAFTLLLWRRRCFAVRLYLVLFFVTCLLNGFVAYMKDYRSMIYLATPEHIRRIFRDNLSFTEFYISSWGALPACFLGLILAHIQFALDERKIKLSDYKWFVYLHYTMFPVLFTWALTGIYAREHSSSDLFNAVYIAFDRPLFCILMCIGLLGAFHIDGPIRKFYSWRGWRTMARMSLTVMLLHWCVDMTIATRSVAYGTSATDMLVDWCATNLITYVLAVPITVLVEIPMQRFIEALIF